In Takifugu flavidus isolate HTHZ2018 chromosome 5, ASM371156v2, whole genome shotgun sequence, the following proteins share a genomic window:
- the LOC130526384 gene encoding ras-related protein Rab-27B-like isoform X1, producing MADWDYDYLIKLLALGDSGVGKTTFLHRYTDNKFNRKFTTTVGIDFREKRVMYTGTGVDGMTERNFRIHLQLWDTAGQERFRSLTTAFFRDAMGFLLMFDLTNRQSFLNVRNWMSMGRAGQLQANAYCDSPDIVLVGTKADLRNMRDVHARQARDLADRYGIPYFETSAVTGVDVDRSVTTLLDLVMKRMEHSTYGGRTSEPNGSREVQEAPVRRCAC from the exons ATGGCTGACTGGGATTATGATTACTTGATCAAGCTTCTGGCGCTGGGGGACTCCGGAGTGGGAAAGACCACCTTCCTCCACAGGTACACCGACAACAAGTTCAACCGCAAGTTCACGACCACCGTGGGCATCGACTTCAGAGAGAAACGAGTG ATGTACACAGGGACCGGTGTTGATGGGATGACTGAGCGAAACTTCAGGATCCATCTGCAGCTTTGGGacacagcaggacaggaaag GTTCCGCAGCCTCACAACAGCCTTCTTCAGAGACGCCATGGGTTTCCTGCTGATGTTCGACTTGACCAACAGACAAAGCTTCCTCAACGTCAGGAACTGGATGAGTATGGGTCGTGCCG GTCAGTTACAGGCCAATGCATACTGTGATAGCCCAGACATTGTGCTGGTTGGCACCAAGGCAGACCTACGCAATATGAGGGATGTTCATGCCAGACAGGCGAGAGATCTGGCAGATAGATACGG CATTCCTTACTTTGAGACGAGTGCAGTGACCGGGGTTGATGTGGATCGGTCCGTGACTACCCTACTGGAcctggtgatgaagaggatggagCACAGTACCTATGGGGGCCGCACCTCTGAACCCAATGGCAGCCGTGAGGTCCAGGAGGCCCCAGTTAGGAGGTGTGCCTGCTGA
- the LOC130526384 gene encoding ras-related protein Rab-27B-like isoform X2, giving the protein MADWDYDYLIKLLALGDSGVGKTTFLHRYTDNKFNRKFTTTVGIDFREKRVMYTGTGVDGMTERNFRIHLQLWDTAGQERFRSLTTAFFRDAMGFLLMFDLTNRQSFLNVRNWMSQLQANAYCDSPDIVLVGTKADLRNMRDVHARQARDLADRYGIPYFETSAVTGVDVDRSVTTLLDLVMKRMEHSTYGGRTSEPNGSREVQEAPVRRCAC; this is encoded by the exons ATGGCTGACTGGGATTATGATTACTTGATCAAGCTTCTGGCGCTGGGGGACTCCGGAGTGGGAAAGACCACCTTCCTCCACAGGTACACCGACAACAAGTTCAACCGCAAGTTCACGACCACCGTGGGCATCGACTTCAGAGAGAAACGAGTG ATGTACACAGGGACCGGTGTTGATGGGATGACTGAGCGAAACTTCAGGATCCATCTGCAGCTTTGGGacacagcaggacaggaaag GTTCCGCAGCCTCACAACAGCCTTCTTCAGAGACGCCATGGGTTTCCTGCTGATGTTCGACTTGACCAACAGACAAAGCTTCCTCAACGTCAGGAACTGGATGA GTCAGTTACAGGCCAATGCATACTGTGATAGCCCAGACATTGTGCTGGTTGGCACCAAGGCAGACCTACGCAATATGAGGGATGTTCATGCCAGACAGGCGAGAGATCTGGCAGATAGATACGG CATTCCTTACTTTGAGACGAGTGCAGTGACCGGGGTTGATGTGGATCGGTCCGTGACTACCCTACTGGAcctggtgatgaagaggatggagCACAGTACCTATGGGGGCCGCACCTCTGAACCCAATGGCAGCCGTGAGGTCCAGGAGGCCCCAGTTAGGAGGTGTGCCTGCTGA
- the LOC130526382 gene encoding sia-alpha-2,3-Gal-beta-1,4-GlcNAc-R:alpha 2,8-sialyltransferase-like produces the protein MVRIAKALGLVILCVAVLILSLISYVSLRKDSFFSSKYYTGGPRIMFHAGFRSQLAVNSLNPSFIPLTNALNEELHGKPSKWKFNKTAFYKQRKDILGFIDIPNNFSLTKDRVRVGQLMHFDYSSHKYVFSISNNFKSLLPDTSPIHNKHYSLCSVVGNSGILTGSHCGDNIDQADFVFRCNFAPTEVYSKDVGRKTNMTTFNPSILERYYNNLLTIQDRNNFFLNLKKLGGAILWIPAFFLHTSATVTRTLVDFFVEHKGQLKVELAWPGNIMHDVNKYWKTKNLSPKRLSTGILMYTLASAMCDEIHLYGFWPFGWDPNTGKELPYHYYDKKGTKFTTKWQETHQLPTEFKLLYKLHREGVIRLSLTHCT, from the exons ATGGTCCGCATCGCCAAGGCCCTCGGTTTGGTTATTCTGTGCGTCGCCGTGTTGATCCTGTCGCTCATCAGCTATGTGTCGCTCAGAAAAGACAGCTTCTTCTCCTCTAAATACTACACGGGAGGCCCGAGGATCATGTTCCACGCAGGCTTTCG GTCTCAGCTTGCCGTAAATTCCCTGAACCCCTCTTTTATTCCTTTAACTAATGCCCTGAACGAGGAGCTTCACGGGAAACCATCCAAATGGAAGTTCAACAAGACCGCTTTTTATAAGCAGAG GAAGGATATCTTGGGATTCATCGACATTCCCAACAACTTCTCCCTCACAAAGGACAGAGTGCGTGTGGGCCAGCTGATGCACTTCGATTACTCGAGCCACAAATACGTTTTCTCCATCAGCAACAACTTCAAATCTCTGCTCCCCGACACCTCTCCTATCCACAACAAGCATTACAGCCTCTGCTCCGTGGTGGGCAACAGTGGCATCCTGACGGGTAGCCACTGCGGCGATAACATCGACCAGGCTGACTTTGTGTTCCGCTGCAACTTCGCCCCCACCGAGGTCTACTCCAAAGATGTGGGGAGGAAGACCAACATGACCACCTTCAACCCCAGCATTCTGGAGCGCTACTACAACAACCTGCTGACCATTCAGGACAGGAATAATTTCTTCCTGAACCTAAAGAAGCTGGGAGGAGCCATCCTCTGGATTCCCGCCTTCTTCCTTCACACATCAGCCACAGTAACCAGGACCCTGGTGGACTTCTTTGTGGAGCATAAAGGCCAACTGAAAGTGGAGCTGGCCTGGCCTGGAAACATCATGCACGATGTCAACAA ATATTGGAAGACCAAAAACCTGTCGCCCAAACGCCTCAGCACTGGAATCCTCATGTACACGCTAGCCTCCGCCATGTGCGATGAGATCCACCTCTACGGCTTTTGGCCCTTCGGCTGGGACCCCAACACAGGCAAAGAGTTGCCCTACCACTACTATGACAAGAAAGGGACAAAATTCACTACCAAGTGGCAAGAGACCCACCAGCTGCCCACCGAGTTCAAGCTGCTCTACAAGTTGCACAGGGAAGGTGTGATTAGGCTGAGCCTGACACACTGCACTTAG
- the LOC130526383 gene encoding cyclin-G2-like isoform X2 codes for MRDLQAVDSLLLKELKSCCAKECNFLPREAGLKLIESSSVENCRAVSSKCRDSRVEELWGLTSFFGYSTQTFVHAVNFLDRFLTVMKVQPKHLPCIGVCCLHIAAKMVEDDSNVSPIHELIRISQSKFTVPDLCRMEKIVMEKLGVKPEAVTPLTFLHLLYSAFTSWSVEREELPSIESLEAQLKACLCRLVFSKAKPSVLALSLFAQEFDTHQSSKLMRILHALQGYLKISDGELLHWKQHVAKCMTEYCSTECNKPNNKKLVWIISKKTAQNLQCSHYSVPGLPTIPEGSWDESESEDFCEDMSSGEDSPWGSPGSDGEGAFFPSKFLQSMK; via the exons ATGAGGGATCTTCAAGCTGTTGACAGCTTGCTCTTGAAAGAGCTGAAGTCATGTTGTGCGAAAGAGTGCAACTTTCTTCCCAGAGAGGCTGGTCTGAAACTGATAGAGTCTTCCTCTGTGGAG AATTGCCGTGCAGTGTCTTCAAAATGCAGAGACAGCCGTGTGGAAGAGCTGTGGGGCCTGACCAGTTTCTTTGGCTACAGCACCCAAACATTTGTTCATGCTGTTAATTTTCTGGATCGATTCCTCACAGTTATGAAG GTGCAGCCTAAACACTTGCCGTGTATTGGAGTCTGTTGTCTTCACATTGCTGCCAAAATGGTCGAGGATGACAGCAATGTTTCACCCATCCATGAACTCATCCGCATCAGCCAAAGCAAATTCACTGTGCCGGACCTTTGTCGCATGGAAAAGATTGTTATGGAGAAGCTCGGTGTGAAGCCTGAAGCGGTCACGCCACTGACCTTTCTACACCTCTTATACTCGGCCTTCACTTCCTGGTCTGTTGAAAG GGAGGAGCTCCCAAGCATTGAGAGTCTGGAAGCCCAGCTAAAAGCGTGCTTATGCCGGCTTGTTTTCTCTAAAGCAAAA CCCTCAGTTCTTGCACTGTCTCTATTTGCCCAAGAGTTTGACACCCACCAGTCCAGCAAATTGATGAGGATTCTTCACGCTCTCCAAGGATATCTAAAG ATCAGTGATGGGGAGTTGCTCCACTGGAAACAACACGTGGCCAAGTGCATGACCGAATACTGCTCAACTGAATGCAACAAGCCCAACAACAAAAAGCTTGTTTGGATCATATCTAAGAAGACGGCACAGAATCTTCAGTGCAGTCACTATTCTGTGCCTGGGCTTCCAACTATTCCAGAGGGGAGTTGGGATGAGAGCGAGAG TGAGGACTTCTGCGAGGACATGAGCTCTGGGGAAGACAGCCCCTGGGGCTCGCCAGGAAGTGATGGTGAAGGAGCCTTCTTCCCCTCCAAGTTTCTGCAGAGCATGAAGTGA
- the LOC130526383 gene encoding cyclin-G2-like isoform X1: MRDLQAVDSLLLKELKSCCAKECNFLPREAGLKLIESSSVENCRAVSSKCRDSRVEELWGLTSFFGYSTQTFVHAVNFLDRFLTVMKVQPKHLPCIGVCCLHIAAKMVEDDSNVSPIHELIRISQSKFTVPDLCRMEKIVMEKLGVKPEAVTPLTFLHLLYSAFTSWSVEREELPSIESLEAQLKACLCRLVFSKAKVRIALRRQFPDIAVFMLKSVTIVTCCCPLPQPSVLALSLFAQEFDTHQSSKLMRILHALQGYLKISDGELLHWKQHVAKCMTEYCSTECNKPNNKKLVWIISKKTAQNLQCSHYSVPGLPTIPEGSWDESESEDFCEDMSSGEDSPWGSPGSDGEGAFFPSKFLQSMK; this comes from the exons ATGAGGGATCTTCAAGCTGTTGACAGCTTGCTCTTGAAAGAGCTGAAGTCATGTTGTGCGAAAGAGTGCAACTTTCTTCCCAGAGAGGCTGGTCTGAAACTGATAGAGTCTTCCTCTGTGGAG AATTGCCGTGCAGTGTCTTCAAAATGCAGAGACAGCCGTGTGGAAGAGCTGTGGGGCCTGACCAGTTTCTTTGGCTACAGCACCCAAACATTTGTTCATGCTGTTAATTTTCTGGATCGATTCCTCACAGTTATGAAG GTGCAGCCTAAACACTTGCCGTGTATTGGAGTCTGTTGTCTTCACATTGCTGCCAAAATGGTCGAGGATGACAGCAATGTTTCACCCATCCATGAACTCATCCGCATCAGCCAAAGCAAATTCACTGTGCCGGACCTTTGTCGCATGGAAAAGATTGTTATGGAGAAGCTCGGTGTGAAGCCTGAAGCGGTCACGCCACTGACCTTTCTACACCTCTTATACTCGGCCTTCACTTCCTGGTCTGTTGAAAG GGAGGAGCTCCCAAGCATTGAGAGTCTGGAAGCCCAGCTAAAAGCGTGCTTATGCCGGCTTGTTTTCTCTAAAGCAAAAGTAAGAATTGCTCTTAGGCGGCAGTTTCCCGACATTGCAGTGTTCATGTTAAAATCTGTGACAATCGTAACCTGCTGTTGTCCTCTTCCGCAGCCCTCAGTTCTTGCACTGTCTCTATTTGCCCAAGAGTTTGACACCCACCAGTCCAGCAAATTGATGAGGATTCTTCACGCTCTCCAAGGATATCTAAAG ATCAGTGATGGGGAGTTGCTCCACTGGAAACAACACGTGGCCAAGTGCATGACCGAATACTGCTCAACTGAATGCAACAAGCCCAACAACAAAAAGCTTGTTTGGATCATATCTAAGAAGACGGCACAGAATCTTCAGTGCAGTCACTATTCTGTGCCTGGGCTTCCAACTATTCCAGAGGGGAGTTGGGATGAGAGCGAGAG TGAGGACTTCTGCGAGGACATGAGCTCTGGGGAAGACAGCCCCTGGGGCTCGCCAGGAAGTGATGGTGAAGGAGCCTTCTTCCCCTCCAAGTTTCTGCAGAGCATGAAGTGA